The genomic DNA TAAAAACGTCGCGTTTATTAGATCCGATGATTTAGACTGAAAATGCTTTTCTAAAAATTTAGGTTGAACGATTAATTTTTTACAAAATTGCTTATTTTTGAATGTTAAAATCCCCACTGCTCTCTCCTTTCTATTTTCTGTTACAAACGTTGCTGTTATTGATGTTATTTCCCGTTTATATCCCCGCTGCGATCTGTCGTCAAAGTCACAAAACTCACGTGTGGCGGCCGCTCGGCAGCGAGTAAACGGATTGACGGCGACACAGAGACGtggatctcctctcctcccccctctgtctctcttccccccttcccctctctgtctcttcccctcctctctctcccccctctcccgactccctctctgtctccccctccctcttcctcctctctctccccctctccctctcccccccctctctccccccctatctctcttccccctccctctgcctccccccttccccccctccctctccccccctccctctctgtctcttccccccctctctgtctctccccctctctttcccccctctctgtctcttcctccccatctctccccccctccctctctgtcttccccccctccctctctgtctatcaccccctctctctctctcccctctctctctccccccctctctctcccccccccctctctctcttcccctctcagagacatggatctcctctccccccctccctctcctcacctctgaacattaatagcccattattatctgttatttgcacttcatcagtttatttattcatgtgtgtatttacgtatataatggtatatggacacactgatctgttctgtattcatgcctactatgttctgttgtgctgaagcaaagcaagaatttcattgtccaatcagggacacaggacaataaactctcttgaatctctctctcccccctctcctttccctcccccctccctctcccccccgctctcccccccccccgtccctcttccccctccctcttcccccctctctctcctctctctcccctccctctcccctcctctacatccccctctctcgcccccctctcctcctcccaccctctcccccccactctctctctctcacccctctatccctctcccgtcccatttctctctctctgcccctcgagatagggcggggagatagggtaaaaggagccaatgaataatattaatatttcattagactctcttcactctacctgctgtacttgtgcttggcttggtcgtatttatgtacagtattacctgattagattggatagcatgcaaacaaaatattttcactgtttctcagtacatgtgacaataataagtgtcggcacagtagtgcagctggtagaaccgctggctCACGGCGTCGGAGACTCTGGGTCGATTCCAACCACggccactgtttgtgtggagtttgcacgtttttcttatgacggcgtgtgtttcctcccacatccctatggcatgatggcatgaacatcaattgccctctgtaaatgtgcccctaatatgcagaacgtgagataacataaaactagtgtgagcgggtgatggattgatgattggcatggactcgctgggccgaagggcctgtttgcatactgtgcctctgaactctgaatgctaaagctaaagtgtgagaataagtcgcatttaatgtcgcaacggtgtattctgtcaaaatgtgtcgacattgtgtccatccagaatcaagaagagaatgcacccgtgggattgaacagtgggagagggacaattgttgtgagttagcgcattgtttagatgccgcagggaataagttacagcaacagcctggggaccattgtcagggcaagtcgaggatcacagccgggtctccctccctccgtgcagggtgcgggtagatccggctcgtggcctgacagcaacccactgatcggagcgcctcatctccgtcatgtggtctgccttttagcagagtgggggtggtgacagctatgggtggaggaaaacagacaacacttgataattccattattttgattcatcacagctcctccaatgtcttcgatgatggagctcctggaaaggtgtgatgatttACAGAAGACAAATCATTACTgccagaggctggaagaggcaattcaagagaaggggatagagagagagagagagggggatagcgaaagagggagagggtggggagcgggagagatggGTAGAGATAAGGGGATAGAGAgttagagggtggggagggagagatggaaagagagaaggggatagagagagggaaagggggggagggagagagaaggggatagggagagggtggggagggagagatggagagagagaaggggatagagagagacggaaagagggtggggagggagagatgggagagagagaaggggataaagagagagagggtggtgagagagatggagagagagagaaggggatagagagtatGGGGAGTGCGgatgagaaggggatagagagatagagagtatGGGgagtgcggatgacactaagctggggggcagggttagctgtgaggaggatgctaggagactgcaaggtgacttggataggctgggtgagtgggcaaatgtttggctgatgcagtataatgtggataaatgtgaggttatccattttggtggcaaaaacaggaaagcagactattatctaaatggtggccgactaggaaaaggggagatgcagcgagacctgggtgtcatggtacaccagtcattgaaagtaggcatgcaggtgcagcaggcagtgaagaaagcgaatggtatgttagctttcatagcaaaaggatttgagtataggagcagggaggttctactgcagttgtacagggtcttggtgagaccacacctggagtattgcgtacagttttggtctccaaatctgaggaaggacattattgccatagagggagtgcagagaaggttcaccagactgattcctgggatgtcaggactgtcttatgaagaaagactggatagacttggtttatactctctagaatttaggagattgagaggggatcttatagaaacttacaaaattcttaaggggttggacaggctagatgcaggaagattgctcccgatgttggggaagtccaggacaaggggtcacagcttaaggataagggggaaatcctttaaaaccgagatgagaagaacttttttcacacagagagtggtgaatctctggaactctctgccacagagggtagtcgaggccagttcattggctatatttaagagggagatagatgtggcccttgtggctaaggggatcagagggtatggagagaaggcaggtacgggatactgagttgtatgatcagccatgatcatattgaatggcggtgcaggctcaaagggccgaatggcctactcctgcacctaatttctatgtctatgtttctatgggagggAGATaggatgatggcgggactgacatatgttgaaagaatatgaaggtccaggaacagcttctttcctgcggctgtcacactactcaacaatgtacctcggtgactgccaatcccccccccccccccccttacactccttccacaggaaaaacactatgactgtatacatgtaaatagctttatttattgaaatcatattctatgtcgttcttccagggagatgctaactgcattttgttgtctctgtactatacactgacaatgacaaagttgaatctgaatcagaatgggtcgactgggtttgtattcacaggaattcagaagaatgagcgggtatcttatagaatcgtataaaattagtgagggattggacagggtagatgcaggaaacatgttccccatgttggggagtccagaactgttaaggtacatttcttaaaacagacaactcacaataagttagatcaaccaacacaagctttactggtcatttagccggcgagagtggcaggtgatacaaagtcaagtatgcaacacatacttaaccctcctgggccatcactctaatgaacaaaggcatacagcatcttttgttactattttggaaacgtcgtcacatgtttatacagagttggagcaatgacgtctaacacatcaatcacagagtatacccattcaaagcattcttgtcactaacacaatacttcgcatgctatggttatatcgatcatatgtggggaacatgaataggtgacgtttcacagagtgctggactaactcagcgggtcaggcagcatctgtggggaacatggataggtgacatttcgggtcgggacccttcttcagactgactatgttgacagatgagggggtgatcggcagatgagtgaattaagtgacagaggcgagggaaaataaggagataaaaggatgtgagataaggagagaggaatatatatgtgcagctttaagggacattgttcaCGTAgcaacacaaagaactgcagatgctggtttacaaaaaaggacacaaaatgctggaataactcagcgggtcaggcagcatgtctggacagaaggactgagtgacatttcggggcgagactgaggagggtctcgaccagaaatgttacccattccttctagtattttgtgtttacctaaacagcgcctatctatccacgtggcggtgtgccagcaggctggaggagcgggcaaaggccttgccacagagcgggcaggtgaaggggcgctggccggtgtggactcgccggtgctccagcaggtggtcagggCGGGTGAAGccgttaccacaggacgggcaggggaagggacgctcaccgctgtggatacgccggtgctgccacacgcTGGACATGCGGGTCAAACTCTTGCCAcactccggtgtgtatccgctggtgctcccgcagcccccatgctctcttgtcacagtgggagcagctgctcgccggcgtgggcccgccggtgctgccgcaacccccgcgagctgtcaaacgactcaccacagtacgggcagtcgtagggcgggccactggtgtgcacgtgctggtgagacagggcgtgggaggccatggcaaagcgctctccacacaccgggctggggatgggacggtcgccggcgtgcacccgctggtgggacagcagcttggaggaacgggtgaagcccttgccacactgggcgcaggtgtaggggcgctcgccggtgtgggtgcgctggtgcttcagcaggtgagtagactgggtgaagcccttgccgcagtgggcacaggtgtaggggcgctcgccggtgtgggtgcgctgatgcACCAGCAGGTGagtagactgggtgaagcccttgccgcacctggtgcaggtgtaggggcgctcgccggtgtgggtgcgctggtgcttcagcaggtgagtagactgggtgaagcccttgccgcactgggcacaggtgtaggggcgctcgccggtgtgggtgcgctggtgcaccagcaggttgccggaatgggtgaagcccttgccacattggacgcaggtgtagggtcgctcgccggtgtgggtgcgctggtgcaccagcaggctgcagggtctggtgaagcccttgccgcattgggcgcaggtgtaggggcgctcgccggtgtgggagcgctggtgctccagcaggctgctggagtcgttgaagcccttgccgcactgggcgcaggtataggggtgctcgccggtgtgcgtgcgctggtgcttcagcaggttgttggactgggtgaagcccttgccgcactgggcacaggtgtaggggcgctcgccggtgtgggtgcgctggtgcaccagcaggctgctggagtacGTGAAGCCATtgccacactgggcacaggtgtaggggcgctcgccggtgtgggtgcgctggtgcttcaacaGGTTGCTGGagtaggtgaagcccttgccgcactgggcacaggtgtagaggcactcgccggtgtgggtgcgctggtgcatcagcaggttggtggaggtggtgaagcccttgccgcactgggcacaggtgtagggacgctcgccggtgtgggtgcgctgatgTATCAGCAGTctggtggaggtggtgaagcccttgccgcactgggcacaggtgtaggggcgctcgccggtgtgggtatgTTGGTGCTGCAACAGGGTGCTGTATtgggtgaagtccttgccgcactgggcacaggtgtaagggcgctcgccggtgtgggtgcgctggtgcttcagcaggatgtcggagtgggtgaagctcttgccgcactgggcgcaggtgtagggcagctcgccggtgtgggtgcgcttgtgCTTCAGCAGTTTGCTGgacctggtgaagcccttgccgcagtcgccgcAGGTGTAGGGCTgttccccggtgtgcacgcgcctgtgcaccttcaggtacgTGGACGTCTTGAAGTCTTTGCCGCAGTcggggcaggtgaagggccgcacactgctgtgcacccgccggtgctgccacagccctgacaactgggtaaagctcttgccgcaggtggagcagtcatagggcttctcgcccatgtgcacccgccggtgggccttCAGGACCATCGCCGTCATGAAACTCTTGCTGCAGTCCGagcagttgaaggggcgttctcccgtgtgcgcccgccggtgggcctccagcttgctcgggctctggcaggccttgccacacacgtcgcactcataacgcttctccttgttgtgccccgccatgtggtcctccatcgaagctcagcccgcacaccgagcagatgaggGGCTCGCCTGCACCCTGGCTGCCCTCAATGactgctcacgtccccgtctctccgtccacagcaacggctcctaaaccctgcagtaggggaacacagagggtcaacaagctagcaaacaggacattactaactcGTGAACATTACAAGTGCTTGGGGGGGAGAGACCTGGGGGGTGCTGAGCAtccgagagacagacagagagagagagagacagagagagagggggagagagagagagagagaaagtcagagctagagagagagagacagagagagagagaaaggcagagatagagagagagagacagagagagagacagagagatagagaggcagagagcgataaagagatggagatggagagagggatagatgagacagacagagagagacacagatagagatagatagcaatcaataaagggctgtaggcctattgtgagtttatgtacagggacatatctatccatgcactgtagactTGGATTTATatatatgcattttaaatatgtatgtcatgttttatactttggcgatATAACcatgtattttatcatgccaataacgtttttttaattgaaaatttgaAAATTTGATGAGAgaaacagatagagagagagagagacagagggagagggagagacagacagagagagggagagagagagatagatagagagagatagacagagaaagaaaggcagagagagagagagagagagagaggtgtgtaCATTATCCCGCAGTcgttgtgacgaataaaaccgtattgtattgtattgtttactaTTTGACAGTAAAACCAGATTGACCAACGTCACAGGTTGGagatacagagacagacagacagacagagagatagagagatgtaCATTCCGCAGTTTGGACGAAAAAAACGTAGTATTGATGTTTACTATTTGACAGTAAAACAGATGACCAACGTCAcaggttggagagaggaggacgagagagagagagagagacacagagagagagaggagatgagaggagagagagaggatgaggagacatagagagagagagagagagagaggacgaggaagagagagagagagagaggctagaggagagagagaagagaagaggagacagaaagacagagagagagagagagagagagagagagagaaa from Amblyraja radiata isolate CabotCenter1 unplaced genomic scaffold, sAmbRad1.1.pri scaffold_988_ctg1, whole genome shotgun sequence includes the following:
- the LOC116970522 gene encoding zinc finger protein 2 homolog; the protein is MEDHMAGHNKEKRYECDVCGKACQSPSKLEAHRRAHTGERPFNCSDCSKSFMTAMVLKAHRRVHMGEKPYDCSTCGKSFTQLSGLWQHRRVHSSVRPFTCPDCGKDFKTSTYLKVHRRVHTGEQPYTCGDCGKGFTRSSKLLKHKRTHTGELPYTCAQCGKSFTHSDILLKHQRTHTGERPYTCAQCGKDFTQYSTLLQHQHTHTGERPYTCAQCGKGFTTSTRLLIHQRTHTGERPYTCAQCGKGFTTSTNLLMHQRTHTGECLYTCAQCGKGFTYSSNLLKHQRTHTGERPYTCAQCGNGFTYSSSLLVHQRTHTGERPYTCAQCGKGFTQSNNLLKHQRTHTGEHPYTCAQCGKGFNDSSSLLEHQRSHTGERPYTCAQCGKGFTRPCSLLVHQRTHTGERPYTCVQCGKGFTHSGNLLVHQRTHTGERPYTCAQCGKGFTQSTHLLKHQRTHTGERPYTCTRCGKGFTQSTHLLVHQRTHTGERPYTCAHCGKGFTQSTHLLKHQRTHTGERPYTCAQCGKGFTRSSKLLSHQRVHAGDRECEGRSWRSELPVTERASERPLVKNLLETAGNNGRQRLRERERRQLVIEGGNDDGHRSRPMGGGVGGCPASCRCSLEEDGDGLTARPGSECKTVCPPGSECNTVVGPGKERGCTGPEITSLPRSPAVSGDVKSGAEGAG